The genomic DNA aacATAGGTACAAGAATAATTGTGATTACACATGCTTCGTACCTTACTGtgtctgtatttacatttttcatgttggtataaaaaatatatatcctTATCTCTAGGTGTAGTTTCTGAATATTATTCTCCATACGTTCATTCACTCCTCTTTCCGCAAGTACTCAAGATTATTTCTAAGTTGAACACATAGTTTATTCTTATTCCCTAAGTGTAAGTTAAGCTTCAAAGTTTCATGTTTACTAGAGTGGATCGAAAATAGCATTAGCAGACCAGGTgataattgattaaaataatattactatACCATTTTTACTATGGTACTTCAGTAACGCAATATGAtatctactttttttttaaataaaataatttcaagaaagCAAAACATACCAATATCTTTCTGATTCACTGTAGTTTTTAGTACAATACAAAATATACGGTAGTTCTTATATGATATGCAAAAGTCAATTGAAGATTTCAGAAATAACTTCTGTTAAGATAAAAGAATCTCTGCTCTTAGGAAGTCATCCATAAATCATTGCTTTTTCGCATACCCTGATTAGTACATTAATTAACTCCACACAGTGACGCAACGCTTTTATGTCAAATTATGTACAATCTCAGCGGAAGAAACAACTTCGCGCTTTTTCTGATGATAACACCATCGAGAACGAGTCGTTTAAGCTCAGTTGACAGGATATTTGTATATGTCAACGTAAGAATTCTTAATACCCAGACTCCAGAAGGCTAAGAACGGCAACTTCTCGGTTAGATACATGGCTATACGCATATGGCCATTGAAGTACATTCTGAACAGTGATGACCACCAGTACGTGGACTGCAGCAAATATTTATGAACGATCAGTTGAAGATTCAATATGAATCTGCTATACCACGACATGCTGGACGTgtctgaaaataataatataatattatttcaatgaaaatcttccatcaaaaaagaaagaaacagaaGGTACAGAATTAATTTGAACACCTAATAGCTCACCTATTTTTAAAGAATGATTGTTATTCGTGGCGGAAGAAGATGCCAGAATAAAAGTGAATGCGACAAAGGCACTTGGTTCGATAAAAGGATTTATTGGCCATAGAGATTCGATCAGAAGGTAACTCATCTTATCGAAATCTTTGTTACCACGTGCCAGAGCGGGCAGGAATATCTCGTCCAAGAGTCGTCTGCAAAGTGCACGTACCTCTTCAACGTTTCCGCTACATATGTTGTACCTGCCATGATATAAATTTGATCACTGATACGTCTAGATATTCGTTCCATTATTTTTATGACAAATTTTCATTACTAAATCATAAGCTTATCTAGAAGTACTACGGTCCCTGGCCATCGAATTAGGACCACGTACgaaaattttacttttatgGCTATAATAGTATGacataaatagaaaattgtcTTAGGTCATTCAAATTATTACTTAATACATTGATAACCAAGTATACATAACAATAGACTTGTTACTattttgatgaaaataaaatgatgtGGGCGATGAGCGATTAAGGACCGTGCAAGTGTTTGTCTGGAGCCTATTCAAAAGACTAGTTTACAACTCTGCAAACACCAGATTATCTGATTGTGAGTTGAAAACAAGAATTACAGACATTTGGGAAAACAATGAAGATATAAAGCAATGTATGCGGAGCATGCCGAAAAGGATACAAGCTGTCATCAAAGCAAAGGGGTGGAAATACAAGATATTAACACGTGTTAATAATGTTATGTACAGTAGTAGTGTATTATGTTAATAGCTAATAAATTTAAACAGGCCTTTTAATTTAACGGAAAACGTgaaaaatgctgaaaatttctaGTGGTCCTAATTCGATGGCCAGGGACTGTAAAAGATTCAATTATTTCGGCGAAACATTAAAAAGGGTATAAATTTCGAAATAGAACTCGTGTCTGGAGCACGAACTTGTCTTCCATGCCGAGCATGCTGCCAATAACACGCCAGAAATGAATCAGTCCTTCGAGTTCCTCGGAATTGTTATTCACCCCGAGATAGTCGCCGCTCAGAAGGGTGAAACCCATGAATCCGAATTGAGTCAATGCCATATCCAATTGCGAGATCTTCTGGAGGCCAGCTTCCGAGCTTCTTCGAAACGCTACGCAGTGTTTTTTTCCGTACGATTTTCAGAGAATCGAGAAACCTgccaaaaagaaaagaaaagggaaaacaTTGATTTTACAAACAATCTTGTTCCGAGCAAACGGGCGGTTCGCGATTGATTTATTCCATGAGCTGGATCGAATTTCGCCGACGTTACAATATACGAGGAAACTATTTGCCTTTTACATCCTTCATCTACCTACACccgtttattttctttcacgaaaTTTTAACCTTCGAATGGCTAAACAAATCTTAAACGCGTAATCCTTGCGTTCAATTATGTGCGTGACGATATTCAGGGAACCCGATGGTATTTTTAATcatcattaaaattaacagACTGTggattttaatttcttacaaaggcttaatttaaatttataagaattttagtttaatttcataaatttatatttataaaaaggaTTTTTATTTCCCTAACAGGATCAatcgattaacattttatgTAGCAGACGCTTTGATATTTCGGATTTTCCCAGACTAAAGATTATTCGTCTGCACGTCAAGGAGGGAATATATTCGGCAAGATGAATCGATTAAAATACCGGAGCTGCACGAGCTCGACGATTCCCCGAATGCCAATGAACGGGGCACGACTTCATCGATCCTCTTCTACGGTATATTTTTGTCACGCAGGATATTTCGTGAAGGGTGTCGTCGGGACAATCTGGATTTCGCTTTCAAACGTTCAAGAGGCGTTGAAAACCGCAGTGATATTAATAGTACCAAATTactaaaaatagaaaagtattTAAAGAAGGTGGTATTCTTAACTTGGCTCGTGTGTTTCATTGGTATCAATTTTGAGAGCATCTTTCAGTGGAAAAGACTTATCATTGTCTGTATGAAACTTTGCAAACAAAGCACAATTGCACACTTACTCTTTCTCAATGCCAGCTCTTTTTCCATACCAGGTCCAAGTGTGCAGAATCGTGGATACGTATCTACGAAACGCAGCACACTGCGTGCTACTTTGTCTGGTGAACAATAGAACGTCCTTGATTGACGGTATAGCGAATAGAATTACCAGGCCGCACAGTTTAGCGATCATCATGGTAAAAGGGTTGTTATAAAACATCCTTTGACCAAGtagaaatttcttttcgtCGAAGAAGGGTGGTAGCTTTGGTTGGAGCCATTCAAAGTCCATCAAGGTGTTCGATCCATCCTTGAGGAGCACTTGCAGCCTCGACTCCGTGGCATCTGAAGCAAAaatcattgatttattaaaagtgtgaaataaatttaaaaattttatattctagaTTATGGTACCTAAATCCTAGTTTCTAGACTTTAGATTTGGACAGCTCTAGTAACTTGAAAGTTTGGTTTAGATTTAATTTTCCTGAATTCTGGACCTCAACCTTTGGATCATCCATTtcaaattttgcaaattaaattcTGAATCTTTAATCTGGACTCTGATTCTTGGAGCTTAAGCTTTGGATCATTGATAATAGCTTTCAAATTTTGGATTTTAGATCCTGAGATCCTGAAGACATCTACTCTCTTCAGTACCCTTAGATATCGGACATTGAACCACGAATCACCAATCTCCACTGCTAGATCTCGAACTTTGGATCATGGACATTAAAATCTTGGACCTCGGATCATAGATTATGGTCCACGTGGTATTAAATCATGACCCCGAAATCTAGTGTTGCTTACATCATGTCCAAATTCACGacctttatttttttctcacCGATTGTTCCTATCAACCTCGAGTAATTCCATAAAAACGTGTGATACGTTCAGATAGAGAATCTTTTACGTTCGTTTCAATTAAGTTGTTCACAGCGACCGGATCAATGTTTTACAACCGACAAATTTGTAAGACATGACCATACAAGTGAAACGTACATCGTGTGAGTGATCCCACGATTCGATAGAATAGAATTCATTTGGTATTCAGAGCCATCGAAAGTGGATACATCTGTGCAATGGACATGACTAGAATAAGAACCATCGTCCATAACGAGACGTAATCGAACCGAATGTGGTTGCACACATTACACATGCTGTCTGCTTGATCAAAAATAGATTAAAGGCTTCTTCCACGTAGCCATTGTTCGCAAAGTAACTATTAAAAGAGATTACGAAACATCCAAGCAATCAGCAGTACTTGTTAACTCGATCCAATCctatttccttttcttttctgaaagaaaaaatgggGTTCCTTCCCTAAAAAAGGCGAGGACCCAGAACATTACCATTCTTCCTGAGGAAGCCCTAAGATTATTCAACCCTTTCGTTGCCACGCGAATTTTTGAACTTGCACCATTGGGCcacaataaaaatttaataatggCAAAGAACTgcgaaatatattaaaataacggTACAATCTTGCCAATAGCACATTTTTCTTAGTGGTCATCAGTGACCACCATGGGCCAAATGAAAAGACAAGCCCCgtggcagcgaaagggttaaataaatatatttttaccatggttcatttaatttttcattcaactATCAATGAAAATGATTCTACTCAATTATCTTGACAGATATTTCGAAATAGTTTTATCTTCCACGTGTGTACAGTGGAAAGTTAGATCATCGAGATTATGTCATCATAGCCCATTGCGTAAAAATTGCTTTCACCGAGCTACATTTCCATTCTCTCCTTTTATTGATCGTCGTTCTATTTAATATATCAATAGTAACGTTAAGTTGTAATAATTGAAGTTCTACGTTATCCGCAAGAAGTTGCACACGTGTTGCATTTGAAGCCAGCCAGCCAAGGAAAGTAAGCCGAGGCCGTCCGTTTCTATTCGCACTTTCATTAAACGCAGCATGTTTAGAACCTCTGTGCAATAccttggaaaaaaaaatgggaaaaAGAGATAACCAACCGCTTCTGCTAACTATGCGAATAACTTAACGGTTTGACCATACAGGTGAAACGTGTCTTAACTGTGAATGGATGAATAAaacatgaaattttattctgctataattaaaaaattatactaactggaatttatagaatattataattttaaatacagCTATTTTTCCATTCCATCAAGGATCAGCTCTTCTCCGGAAATATGCAAAATCGTTGACTCGAGAAGAAAGACATTTCCATTAAAACTCTATAAACCTTGTTCGCTTCTTGGCATAAAGTCAGAGGACTCAGGTATAAAATAGAGAATACTTTATTTTGTGAAGGCGAATTGTTTAAAATTCGGGAATAAAACCACgggaaattgtttaaaattgaCAAAGATTATGTAAGAGTATAAACAACGAGTACCATGAAATATCAGATACCTAGCATGCAATCATTCGCTAATACTAATATCCTGTACAAGACCGTTCAAGGATCTACTTAGGTTATATAACGTAATAAAACATCGTTTGTTCGAAGAAAATTTTACCGAACGCCCAGAATCTTCTTTCGAGATTTTGTAATCCTCCAGGGTCACTTCAGATATAGAAAAAATTTCCTTGTACCTCTACGTATCCAATACATACCCATCTAAATGAAGTTttaatgtaaatgaaatattttagaatttatgTTGATTTACAGAATTGTCATTATTTGAATGACATACATATTTTCACTTCCGGTGCAAAAGTAGCACCGCGTCGGTTCAGTGGACCTAACGATGCAGACCTAACTTGCTTAGGATGCTTAGTAgtcttaatattttaatattaaatattataaatttgaataatacaataataaaataataaaattttgaataagtGTCGTTGATATTTAGTACGATTAATTTTAAGTTTTTCTCAAATAAATAACTCCATATATACATCAGTAAAAGAACACTTCGACTCTGCCTACGGTATTCTTACCCAGGATGCTCTGAACCGTAACAAAACTAAAACAACTCAACTTACGCATAAAACGTGATCGCATAAAAAACATGATCCATCCAAGATAAAGTGCATCACCGGGACACTGAACCTCTTTAAAAAAAGACACTGACCTGCCAAATCCGTCTGTTTCGCGTCCTCGATCCTATTCATGTTTACGTGCCACAGTCATAAGATCAACTCTTCCACTGCTGGTACATCTATCATTGAATGCACTATACCATGTACTGGCGGTGATAAAAACTGCTACACCCTCGTATTTAACACGATCCAGTAAAACTGATTTATCATTAGTACACGATTACTCTTGGTATTAAAATAGCACAACCCGTCTTCTTCGATCGTGC from Osmia bicornis bicornis chromosome 15, iOsmBic2.1, whole genome shotgun sequence includes the following:
- the LOC114878496 gene encoding LOW QUALITY PROTEIN: uncharacterized protein LOC114878496 (The sequence of the model RefSeq protein was modified relative to this genomic sequence to represent the inferred CDS: deleted 1 base in 1 codon) produces the protein MRIQVLWCSICTVSPGRCRKRRRKERAKDATESRLQVLLKDGSNTLMDFEWLQPKLPPFFDEKKFLLGQRMFYNNPFTMMIAKLCGLVILFAIPSIKDVLLFTRQSSTQCAAFRRYVSTILHTWTWYGKRAGIEKEFLDSLKIVRKKHCVAFRRSSEAGLQKISQLDMALTQFGFMGFTLLSGDYLGVNNNSEELEGLIHFWRVIGSMLGMEDKYNICSGNVEEVRALCRRLLDEIFLPALARGNKDFDKMSYLLIESLWPINPFIEPSAFVAFTFILASSSATNNNHSLKIDTSSMSWYSRFILNLQLIVHKYLLQSTYWWSSLFRMYFNGHMRIAMYLTEKLPFLAFWSLGIKNSYVDIYKYPVN